The following coding sequences lie in one Corynebacterium anserum genomic window:
- a CDS encoding potassium channel family protein gives MRDRLRDRFRADTEVDELPHHALLNIVKIPEAAVQSPWWLIARRMFYALILLFATAIVAYWDREGYSGMDTFLDSVYYAAVSLSTTGYGDIAPVSQHARMFNILIITPLRVVFLILLVGTTLSVLTEESRKALQIRRWRKRMRNHTIVIGYGTKGRSAITALLADGVSPSQIVVVDTDREVLEQASTQGLVTVQGSATRSDVLKLAGVNRARAVVVAPNQDDTAVLITLSVREIAPSATIVASVRESDNSHLLRQSGADSVVVSSETAGRLMGLATVTPSVTEMMEDLLSPDEGFSIAERMVVEEEVGGNPRVLEDVVLGVVRSGELYRIDSAEAETVEPGDRILYVRSNVEPEEGAQ, from the coding sequence ATGCGGGATAGGTTGCGAGATCGCTTCCGCGCGGATACCGAGGTAGACGAATTACCACACCACGCGCTTCTCAACATCGTGAAGATTCCAGAAGCCGCAGTGCAAAGCCCGTGGTGGTTGATCGCGCGCCGCATGTTTTATGCATTGATACTCCTATTTGCTACGGCCATCGTGGCTTATTGGGACAGGGAAGGCTATTCAGGGATGGATACATTCCTGGATTCTGTCTACTATGCAGCAGTTTCCCTATCCACCACCGGTTACGGTGATATTGCTCCGGTGTCACAACATGCCCGCATGTTCAACATCTTGATCATCACACCGCTTCGCGTGGTGTTCCTGATCCTTTTGGTCGGTACTACCCTGTCCGTTCTTACCGAAGAGTCCCGCAAAGCTCTGCAGATTCGCCGCTGGAGGAAGCGCATGCGCAACCACACCATCGTCATTGGTTATGGCACCAAAGGACGTTCCGCCATCACGGCCCTATTAGCTGATGGTGTCTCCCCGAGTCAGATCGTGGTGGTGGACACCGACCGTGAAGTGCTCGAACAGGCTTCTACCCAGGGATTGGTGACTGTTCAGGGCTCGGCGACCCGTTCTGATGTGCTGAAACTCGCCGGGGTCAATCGCGCCCGTGCGGTGGTGGTCGCGCCGAATCAGGACGATACTGCCGTGTTGATCACCTTGTCTGTCCGTGAGATCGCGCCGTCTGCGACCATCGTTGCTTCGGTGCGTGAGTCCGACAACTCCCACCTCTTACGCCAGTCTGGTGCAGATTCTGTAGTGGTTTCCAGCGAAACCGCTGGGCGACTCATGGGCCTCGCTACCGTTACCCCTTCTGTCACCGAGATGATGGAAGACCTGTTGAGCCCGGACGAGGGATTCTCCATCGCTGAGCGCATGGTTGTGGAGGAAGAAGTGGGAGGTAACCCACGGGTGCTGGAAGACGTTGTGCTGGGGGTCGTGCGTTCAGGAGAGCTGTATCGCATTGATTCAGCTGAAGCGGAGACTGTCGAGCCCGGTGACCGCATTCTTTACGTTCGTTCTAATGTGGAACCAGAGGAGGGCGCTCAGTAG